A window of the Radiobacillus deserti genome harbors these coding sequences:
- a CDS encoding DUF881 domain-containing protein, with translation MKWKDKMVASVVCVLTGILLAIQFNSIQEPEQRETRDLWEIRTQLQQEQKRQQQLLNQITKAEMTIEQYQEQSEIEQINTLKASIKVLNKQAGLTKVTGSGVLIEVTPIFEESNPNPQTYPTVTPELLNRLINELNSYGATDVAIENERMVSVTPIRYVNGTTYVNNHPLPSVPIEIRVLSKDPQRLLDYMEVSQARSDFAIENLELTFSVKKELVLPAYEGNISLDFVKLQERSETGEE, from the coding sequence ATGAAATGGAAAGACAAAATGGTTGCTTCTGTTGTTTGTGTGCTAACAGGCATATTGCTTGCAATCCAATTTAACTCTATTCAAGAGCCAGAGCAAAGAGAAACGAGAGATCTTTGGGAAATACGAACACAGCTACAACAGGAGCAGAAAAGACAACAACAACTATTAAATCAAATTACCAAAGCAGAAATGACAATTGAACAATATCAAGAACAGTCTGAGATAGAGCAGATTAATACGTTGAAAGCATCTATAAAAGTGTTGAACAAACAGGCCGGCTTAACGAAAGTTACTGGAAGTGGGGTGCTTATTGAAGTAACTCCTATATTTGAGGAAAGTAATCCGAATCCACAAACATATCCAACTGTTACGCCCGAACTTTTAAACCGATTAATTAATGAGTTAAACAGCTATGGTGCAACGGACGTTGCGATTGAAAATGAACGGATGGTTAGTGTAACTCCTATTCGTTATGTCAATGGAACCACATATGTAAATAACCATCCATTACCTTCTGTTCCGATTGAAATACGGGTTCTTTCTAAAGACCCGCAGCGTTTACTGGATTATATGGAGGTAAGCCAAGCTAGAAGTGATTTCGCAATCGAAAACTTGGAGCTTACATTTTCCGTGAAGAAGGAATTAGTTCTTCCTGCATACGAAGGGAACATCTCGTTAGACTTTGTAAAACTGCAAGAAAGATCAGAAACAGGTGAAGAGTAA
- the ftsA gene encoding cell division protein FtsA: MNNNEILVSLDIGTSKIKVIIGEVLNDSLNIIGVGTAKSNGMKKGAIVDIDQTVQSIKTAVEQAERMVDMHIDRVIVGVNGNHIQLQPCHGVVAVSSENREIGDEDIRRVIDAAQVISIPPEREIIDVIPRQFIVDGLDEINDPRGMIGVRLEMEGTIITCSKTLLHNILKCVERANLEVSDICLQPLASGSIALSKDEKNLGVALIDVGGGSTTVSVFENDHLVSTSVVALGGENITKDLSIGLRTSSEDAEDIKMNHGHAFFDDAQEEETFEASIIGSNKRQTFNQLQISDMIEARLEEIYGFAEREIRKMGYSDLAGGYVLTGGTMSMPGALELAQDLFQSNVRVAIPDYIGVREPQFTSGVGILKFAYRNAKIQGKHMEPSVSLEDVEAPRPQKPKRTVKPKETPDQQTGKKKESGIANLFKYFFD, from the coding sequence TTGAACAACAACGAAATACTAGTCAGTCTGGATATAGGTACATCAAAAATTAAAGTAATTATCGGTGAAGTTCTTAATGATTCTTTAAATATCATTGGCGTTGGCACAGCAAAATCAAATGGAATGAAAAAAGGTGCCATTGTAGATATTGATCAAACAGTTCAGTCTATAAAGACAGCTGTGGAGCAAGCGGAACGTATGGTAGACATGCATATTGATCGAGTGATTGTTGGTGTGAACGGAAATCATATTCAGCTTCAGCCTTGTCACGGTGTGGTTGCTGTCTCCAGTGAAAATCGGGAAATCGGAGACGAGGATATTCGTAGAGTTATAGATGCAGCACAGGTTATTTCCATACCACCTGAAAGAGAAATTATTGACGTGATACCAAGACAATTCATTGTGGATGGTTTGGACGAGATCAATGACCCTCGAGGCATGATTGGGGTTCGTCTTGAAATGGAAGGGACCATTATCACTTGTTCGAAAACACTGCTACATAATATTTTGAAGTGTGTGGAGCGAGCAAACTTAGAAGTATCTGATATTTGCTTACAACCTCTTGCGTCAGGCTCCATCGCCCTTTCCAAAGATGAGAAGAATTTAGGTGTTGCCTTAATTGATGTAGGTGGTGGCAGTACTACTGTTTCTGTATTCGAAAATGATCATCTTGTTTCCACCAGTGTGGTTGCATTAGGTGGCGAAAACATTACCAAAGACTTGTCAATTGGATTACGCACATCTTCAGAAGATGCTGAGGATATCAAAATGAATCATGGACATGCTTTTTTTGATGATGCGCAAGAAGAGGAAACGTTTGAAGCTTCGATTATTGGAAGCAATAAACGCCAGACGTTTAATCAACTGCAAATTTCTGATATGATTGAAGCTAGATTAGAAGAAATATATGGGTTTGCAGAAAGAGAAATACGAAAAATGGGCTATAGTGATTTAGCTGGAGGGTACGTATTGACTGGTGGAACGATGAGTATGCCAGGAGCGTTAGAATTAGCTCAGGACCTATTCCAATCTAATGTACGTGTTGCAATTCCAGATTACATAGGAGTAAGAGAGCCTCAATTTACTTCCGGTGTTGGAATTTTGAAATTTGCTTATCGAAATGCGAAAATTCAAGGGAAACATATGGAGCCTTCGGTTAGTCTGGAAGATGTCGAAGCACCTAGACCACAAAAACCAAAACGTACTGTAAAACCTAAAGAAACACCTGATCAGCAAACAGGTAAGAAAAAGGAATCTGGAATCGCTAATTTGTTTAAGTATTTCTTTGATTAA
- the mraY gene encoding phospho-N-acetylmuramoyl-pentapeptide-transferase, with protein MSVYVLIVTIAIAFLITVLISPIFIPFLRRLKFGQSIREEGPKSHQKKTGTPTMGGVMILLSVAVTTLIMTNKFNPNPISTDIILLLIVLLGYGLLGFIDDFIKVALKRNLGLTSRQKLIGQLVIGIIFYITLVQNDFPTYIQIPGTSIQWDLGWGYGLLVIFMLVGASNAVNLTDGLDGLLAGTAAIAFGAFGILAWYGFPQFEITIFCLAVVGALLGFLVFNAHPAKVFMGDTGSLGLGGAIAAVAILTKLEVLLIVIGGVFVLETLSVIIQVISFKTTGKRVFKMSPLHHHYELMGWSEWRVVTTFWLVGLLFATLAIYIEVWIN; from the coding sequence ATGAGTGTATATGTTTTAATCGTAACAATAGCTATTGCATTTTTAATTACCGTCCTAATCTCCCCCATTTTCATTCCATTTTTAAGAAGGTTGAAATTTGGACAAAGTATTAGGGAAGAGGGACCGAAGTCCCATCAAAAGAAAACTGGTACCCCTACTATGGGTGGAGTCATGATTCTATTAAGCGTTGCGGTTACAACGTTGATCATGACTAATAAATTTAATCCAAATCCGATAAGTACAGATATTATATTGTTATTAATTGTCTTATTAGGCTATGGGCTTTTAGGATTTATTGATGATTTTATTAAAGTTGCGTTAAAGCGTAATCTTGGCTTAACTTCTCGTCAAAAATTAATTGGTCAGTTGGTAATCGGGATCATTTTTTACATTACATTGGTTCAAAACGATTTTCCGACCTATATTCAAATCCCTGGTACAAGTATTCAATGGGATTTAGGCTGGGGGTATGGATTACTCGTAATTTTCATGCTTGTTGGAGCTTCCAATGCTGTCAACTTAACAGATGGATTGGATGGTCTTCTTGCGGGAACTGCAGCCATAGCCTTCGGAGCTTTCGGTATATTAGCCTGGTATGGGTTTCCACAGTTTGAGATTACTATTTTTTGTTTAGCGGTAGTGGGAGCGTTATTAGGGTTTTTAGTCTTCAATGCTCATCCAGCAAAAGTGTTTATGGGAGACACCGGTTCTTTAGGATTAGGTGGTGCGATTGCCGCAGTTGCCATTTTAACAAAGCTAGAAGTACTGTTAATTGTCATTGGAGGAGTGTTCGTACTCGAAACCCTTTCTGTTATTATTCAAGTTATTTCTTTTAAAACAACTGGTAAAAGAGTTTTTAAAATGAGCCCACTGCATCATCACTATGAGTTGATGGGGTGGTCTGAATGGCGGGTTGTCACGACCTTCTGGCTCGTGGGACTCCTGTTTGCAACGCTTGCTATATATATTGAGGTGTGGATAAATTGA
- a CDS encoding UDP-N-acetylmuramoyl-tripeptide--D-alanyl-D-alanine ligase, which yields MLFSTTFLNEIFPEHKGAVNVQIAFNEVTTDSRRQVKKSLFVPLVGDNFDGHDFLKDAFYNGAIGAIWQKDRTLPRFIPTDFPVYFVDDTLQALQLLAAQYRLDVDPKVIGITGSNGKTTTKDMVGTVLESTYKTHRTNGNFNNHIGLPLTILSMPRDTEILVLEMGMSNFGEIQRLSEIAKPDYAIITNIGESHIEYLGSREGIAQAKKEIVAGMPTEGRLYIDGDEPLLNNINAKDLTIITCGFQSNNQVVLEHISMDSDYTEFQIQSETFRLPMLGKHNVKNASFAISIAKDIGLSSDVIKKSLLSLKISGMRFEKLPGPNGSTLINDAYNASPTSMKAAIQVVKDLKAYPKKVLVLGDIFEIGDTSKELHRSVAEAISDEIDMVLTIGKDASEITSKVHQDYPELYAKHCESEQEIVRELQAVLAEGTVILFKASRGMKFERIIEQLQ from the coding sequence TTTTCTACAACTTTTCTGAACGAAATTTTTCCTGAACATAAAGGTGCAGTAAATGTTCAGATAGCCTTTAATGAGGTTACAACAGATAGCCGAAGACAAGTAAAAAAGTCATTATTTGTCCCTCTAGTTGGAGACAATTTTGATGGTCATGATTTTCTAAAAGATGCTTTTTACAACGGAGCGATCGGCGCAATTTGGCAAAAGGATAGAACACTTCCTCGGTTTATTCCGACCGATTTCCCAGTGTACTTTGTGGATGATACCTTGCAAGCACTTCAACTCCTAGCTGCCCAGTATAGGTTAGATGTGGATCCAAAAGTAATTGGAATTACTGGGTCCAATGGAAAGACCACGACAAAAGATATGGTTGGTACAGTGCTGGAAAGTACGTATAAAACGCATCGGACGAATGGAAATTTTAATAACCATATCGGTTTACCACTTACGATATTATCGATGCCTAGAGATACGGAAATCCTTGTGTTAGAAATGGGTATGAGTAATTTTGGTGAGATTCAAAGACTGTCGGAAATAGCAAAGCCGGATTACGCTATCATTACAAATATAGGGGAATCTCATATTGAGTATCTTGGTTCTCGAGAAGGAATTGCCCAAGCAAAAAAAGAAATTGTTGCTGGAATGCCAACTGAAGGTCGTCTTTACATAGATGGAGATGAACCGTTGTTGAATAATATTAATGCTAAGGATTTAACCATTATTACATGTGGGTTTCAATCTAATAATCAAGTAGTGCTAGAGCATATTTCAATGGATTCCGATTATACGGAATTCCAAATTCAATCGGAGACGTTTCGTCTTCCTATGTTAGGGAAGCATAATGTGAAGAATGCATCCTTTGCTATATCCATTGCAAAGGATATAGGTTTGTCCTCGGACGTTATTAAGAAAAGCTTACTTTCCTTGAAAATTTCAGGAATGCGATTTGAAAAACTACCTGGACCGAATGGCTCTACGCTAATAAACGATGCCTACAATGCCTCTCCTACATCGATGAAAGCAGCCATACAAGTTGTGAAGGATTTGAAGGCCTATCCCAAAAAAGTACTCGTTTTGGGAGATATTTTTGAAATTGGGGATACATCGAAAGAGCTGCACCGTTCTGTAGCAGAAGCAATCTCGGACGAAATTGATATGGTGTTAACAATTGGAAAGGACGCTTCAGAAATTACGAGCAAAGTACATCAAGATTATCCTGAGCTTTACGCGAAGCATTGTGAATCAGAACAGGAGATTGTAAGAGAATTACAAGCAGTTCTTGCAGAAGGCACCGTTATATTATTTAAAGCATCCCGCGGTATGAAGTTTGAGAGAATAATTGAACAGCTCCAGTAG
- the murD gene encoding UDP-N-acetylmuramoyl-L-alanine--D-glutamate ligase: MNKLEEFPYQRILVLGLAKSGKAAAKLLHRSDKKVRVNDYKATPADPDVRELEQLGIEVVTGGHPLEVLDDIDLIVKNPGIPYHNPIVQEAESRSIPIITEIELASRLVKHDVIGITGSNGKTTTTTLIFQMLEESHCPAQIAGNIGNVATEVAQSMTPNETMVLELSSFQLLGIETFQPKVAVLLNIFEAHLDYHKTMDHYMGAKANIFKNQNEADYLVYNLEDPHVCRMVENAASTKVPFSTKQKVTHGAWCDESYVYFKKERIIAKQDIVLVGQHNLENILAAISAAKLGGATTEGIHQVLTTFSGVKHRLQFVKNIKDRSFYNDSKATNILATSKALSAFDKPTILLAGGLDRGNDFDDLAPYLTNVKAVVLFGETAPKLEKIAQSVGIETIEFVDNVKHATQKAYQLSEPNDVILLSPACASWDQYKTFEERGDMFVEAVHTLE, translated from the coding sequence TTGAACAAATTAGAAGAGTTTCCCTATCAGCGCATTTTAGTATTAGGTCTAGCAAAAAGTGGGAAGGCGGCAGCCAAGTTGCTACATCGTAGTGATAAAAAGGTACGTGTCAATGATTACAAAGCAACCCCAGCAGACCCAGATGTTCGTGAGCTTGAACAGCTAGGAATAGAGGTTGTGACGGGTGGACATCCTTTAGAAGTTCTGGATGATATTGATCTAATTGTGAAAAATCCAGGTATTCCATACCATAATCCGATTGTTCAAGAAGCGGAATCCAGATCTATTCCTATCATTACAGAAATAGAGCTTGCTTCTCGTCTCGTGAAACATGACGTTATTGGAATAACGGGATCCAATGGAAAAACAACGACCACAACCCTCATCTTTCAAATGCTGGAAGAGAGTCATTGTCCTGCTCAAATTGCAGGGAATATTGGGAATGTTGCCACAGAGGTCGCCCAATCGATGACACCTAATGAAACAATGGTGTTGGAGTTATCTTCCTTTCAGCTTTTAGGAATCGAGACCTTTCAACCTAAAGTAGCCGTGTTACTGAATATCTTCGAGGCGCATCTTGATTATCATAAGACCATGGATCATTACATGGGGGCAAAAGCTAACATCTTTAAAAATCAAAACGAGGCAGACTATCTCGTATATAATTTAGAGGATCCTCATGTTTGTAGAATGGTCGAGAATGCTGCTTCGACGAAAGTTCCGTTTTCAACAAAGCAAAAGGTAACACACGGTGCTTGGTGTGACGAGAGTTATGTATATTTTAAAAAAGAGCGAATCATTGCAAAGCAAGATATTGTATTAGTAGGTCAGCATAACCTAGAAAATATTCTGGCAGCGATTAGCGCTGCTAAGTTAGGTGGAGCAACTACTGAAGGTATTCACCAGGTTTTAACTACGTTTTCTGGTGTCAAACATCGTCTGCAATTTGTGAAAAATATTAAAGACCGTAGCTTTTATAATGATTCCAAAGCAACGAATATTTTAGCCACATCAAAAGCTTTATCTGCTTTTGATAAACCAACGATTCTCTTAGCAGGTGGATTAGATCGTGGGAATGACTTTGATGACTTGGCCCCGTATCTAACCAATGTGAAAGCAGTTGTTTTATTTGGTGAAACAGCTCCTAAACTAGAAAAAATTGCGCAATCAGTAGGAATAGAGACAATAGAATTCGTCGATAATGTAAAACATGCCACTCAAAAAGCTTATCAGCTATCTGAACCAAACGATGTTATTCTTCTTTCTCCAGCATGTGCTAGCTGGGATCAATATAAAACTTTTGAGGAAAGAGGAGACATGTTTGTAGAAGCTGTGCATACATTAGAATAG
- the ftsZ gene encoding cell division protein FtsZ — protein MLEFDTNMDQLATIKVIGVGGGGSNAVNRMIEHGVEGVEFIAVNTDAQALNLSKAEVKMQIGGKLTRGLGAGANPEVGRKAAEESKEQIEEALKGADMVFVTAGMGGGTGTGAAPVIAQVAKELGALTVGVVTRPFSFEGRRRSTQAVSGIDAFKSNVDTLIVIPNDRLLEIVDKNTPMLEAFREADNVLRQGVQGISDLIAKPGLINVDFADVKTIMFDKGSALMGIGTATGENRAIEAAKKAISSPLLETSIDGAHGVLMNITGGANLSLYEVQEAADLVTSAADQEVNVIFGSVINEDLKDEIIVTVIATGFDEAQLQPNQPKQRPVTNAPTEKRREEVRREAVQPSQKVKQEEDTLDIPTFLRNRNRRR, from the coding sequence ATGTTAGAGTTTGATACAAATATGGATCAGCTTGCAACGATAAAGGTAATTGGTGTCGGTGGTGGCGGAAGCAACGCCGTTAACAGAATGATTGAACATGGTGTAGAAGGTGTTGAATTTATTGCGGTAAACACAGACGCTCAAGCATTGAACCTTTCTAAAGCAGAAGTGAAAATGCAAATCGGTGGTAAATTGACCAGAGGTTTAGGGGCTGGCGCAAACCCAGAGGTCGGAAGAAAAGCTGCTGAAGAGAGTAAAGAACAAATTGAAGAAGCTTTAAAAGGTGCGGATATGGTATTCGTGACAGCTGGTATGGGTGGTGGAACTGGTACTGGTGCGGCACCTGTTATTGCTCAAGTGGCAAAAGAACTAGGTGCTCTTACTGTTGGTGTAGTGACACGACCATTTAGCTTCGAAGGTAGAAGACGTTCCACACAAGCGGTTTCTGGTATCGATGCATTTAAATCGAATGTAGATACATTAATTGTCATTCCGAATGATCGTTTGTTAGAAATTGTTGATAAAAACACGCCAATGCTGGAAGCGTTCCGTGAAGCGGATAATGTCCTTCGTCAAGGTGTTCAAGGTATCTCTGATTTGATTGCAAAACCAGGACTTATCAACGTAGACTTTGCGGACGTTAAAACCATCATGTTTGATAAAGGTTCTGCTCTGATGGGGATCGGTACAGCTACGGGTGAAAATAGAGCTATCGAAGCAGCTAAAAAAGCAATTTCATCTCCTCTTCTAGAAACGTCTATCGATGGCGCACACGGTGTTTTAATGAATATTACAGGTGGCGCTAACCTTAGTCTATATGAAGTACAAGAGGCGGCAGATCTTGTGACTTCTGCAGCAGATCAAGAAGTAAATGTCATTTTTGGCTCAGTTATCAACGAGGATTTAAAAGATGAGATTATCGTAACTGTCATTGCAACTGGTTTTGATGAAGCGCAGCTTCAACCTAATCAACCAAAACAACGTCCAGTAACGAATGCACCGACAGAGAAACGTAGAGAAGAAGTTCGTAGAGAAGCGGTACAACCTTCTCAAAAAGTAAAGCAAGAAGAAGACACACTTGATATCCCAACGTTCCTTCGTAATCGTAATCGTAGAAGATAA
- the spoVE gene encoding stage V sporulation protein E, with translation MFKSRNRSQHAPDLFLTILIFTLLLIGVIMVYSSSAIWADYKFGDSFYFAKRQLLFAGLGIVAMTFVMNIPYSTWQKYSKPILIACFILLLAVLIPGVGMVRGGARSWIGVGAFSIQPSEFMKLGLIIFLANHLANNQKYITSFKKGFVPTLLLVFVPFGFIMLQPDLGTGVVLVMTCLIMIFVSGAKISHFVGLGVVGVAGFLALIISAPYRINRITAFLNPWEDPLGNGFQIIQSLYAIGPGGLMGMGLGQSLQKFFYLPEPQTDFIFAILAEELGFIGGAFVLLLFLLLLWRGIRVALAAPDAYGSLLGLGIIGMISLQVMINISVVIGLIPVTGITLPFLSYGGSSLTLTLCSVGVLLNISRYAKL, from the coding sequence TTGTTTAAATCAAGAAATCGATCGCAACATGCACCTGATTTGTTCTTAACCATCCTTATTTTTACTTTGTTGTTAATAGGGGTAATCATGGTGTATAGCTCTTCTGCAATTTGGGCGGATTATAAGTTTGGTGATTCTTTTTATTTTGCCAAAAGACAATTACTTTTTGCTGGCTTAGGAATAGTGGCCATGACCTTTGTAATGAATATTCCATACTCTACGTGGCAAAAATACTCCAAGCCTATATTAATAGCTTGTTTTATTCTTCTATTAGCGGTATTAATACCAGGGGTCGGAATGGTTCGTGGAGGTGCACGTAGCTGGATAGGCGTAGGAGCCTTTAGTATTCAACCTTCGGAATTTATGAAGCTAGGACTAATTATCTTTTTAGCAAACCATCTAGCAAATAACCAGAAGTACATAACTTCGTTTAAAAAAGGATTTGTTCCAACCTTACTTCTTGTTTTCGTTCCGTTCGGCTTTATTATGCTTCAGCCTGACCTAGGTACAGGGGTCGTATTAGTCATGACTTGTTTAATTATGATTTTTGTGTCTGGTGCGAAAATTTCCCATTTTGTTGGACTAGGGGTAGTGGGTGTGGCAGGATTTCTAGCTTTAATTATTTCTGCTCCGTATCGGATAAATCGGATTACAGCTTTTTTAAATCCTTGGGAAGATCCTTTAGGAAATGGATTCCAAATCATTCAATCCCTATATGCGATAGGGCCAGGTGGATTAATGGGCATGGGACTTGGACAAAGTCTTCAAAAGTTTTTTTATCTTCCTGAACCGCAAACGGACTTTATTTTTGCTATATTAGCAGAAGAATTAGGGTTTATTGGTGGAGCTTTCGTGCTATTATTATTCCTTCTTTTATTATGGAGAGGTATTCGTGTTGCACTAGCTGCACCAGATGCATACGGTAGCTTACTTGGGTTAGGTATCATCGGAATGATTTCATTGCAAGTCATGATTAACATTAGCGTAGTGATTGGGTTAATTCCTGTTACCGGGATTACGCTTCCATTTCTTAGTTATGGTGGTTCCTCTTTAACGTTAACATTGTGTTCCGTTGGTGTGTTACTTAATATTAGTCGGTATGCAAAACTTTAA
- a CDS encoding cell division protein FtsQ/DivIB, whose protein sequence is MSTKRKQRNVVSIEDRIPKLKQARKKKANRRLIFYLSIFFFLISIIVYLQSPLSHIHSIKVEGNEYLADEEIVKISGLKEGDSFWSVNKDKIVKNVESKTEIVKKVSVKRQFPTTVTLSITEFERVGYVKEKDAQYFPILENGERLSVKALERIPGDAPLLIDFDKDTYLSEMTKELRNSPASIVDLISEIYWKPTDENPYKIRLFMNDGFVVEGSIRNFSKNMKAYPSIASQIDPGSKGVIHIGVGAFFDPADGGATEKIKKEEES, encoded by the coding sequence ATGAGTACAAAGCGAAAACAAAGAAATGTTGTTTCCATAGAAGATAGAATTCCTAAACTAAAACAGGCACGAAAGAAAAAAGCAAACAGAAGGTTAATATTTTACTTATCTATATTCTTTTTTCTAATTTCCATAATTGTATATCTTCAGTCGCCACTTAGTCATATTCATTCCATTAAGGTAGAGGGAAATGAGTATCTTGCCGATGAAGAAATCGTCAAAATTAGCGGATTAAAAGAAGGAGATAGTTTTTGGAGTGTAAATAAAGATAAAATTGTCAAAAATGTAGAATCTAAAACCGAAATCGTGAAAAAAGTGTCGGTGAAGAGACAATTTCCGACAACCGTAACTCTGTCTATTACGGAATTTGAACGGGTTGGCTATGTAAAAGAAAAGGACGCACAGTACTTTCCGATATTGGAAAATGGGGAAAGGTTATCTGTGAAAGCGTTGGAACGAATTCCGGGTGATGCACCGTTACTCATTGATTTTGATAAGGATACGTATTTATCTGAGATGACGAAGGAGCTACGTAATTCACCAGCAAGTATTGTAGATTTAATATCCGAAATCTACTGGAAGCCGACAGATGAAAATCCATATAAAATTCGACTTTTTATGAATGATGGATTTGTTGTAGAAGGAAGTATTCGGAACTTTTCTAAAAACATGAAGGCTTACCCATCGATTGCTTCGCAAATAGATCCAGGTTCGAAAGGTGTTATTCACATAGGTGTTGGAGCGTTTTTTGACCCTGCAGATGGAGGAGCAACAGAAAAAATTAAAAAAGAAGAGGAGAGCTAG
- a CDS encoding small basic family protein, with amino-acid sequence MWLPALFLIIGLFLGLLTDITVPEEYSNYLSIAVLAALDTLFGGIRAHLDQTFDEKVFISGFFFNIALAAFLAFFGVQLGIDLYLAAVFAFGVRLFQNIAIIRRRLIENHKKSKQIEK; translated from the coding sequence ATGTGGTTACCAGCTTTATTTTTAATCATTGGCTTGTTCTTAGGCTTGCTAACTGATATAACGGTTCCAGAGGAATATTCTAATTATCTTTCTATTGCCGTCCTAGCAGCACTGGACACTCTTTTTGGAGGAATTCGAGCTCACTTGGATCAAACCTTTGATGAAAAGGTCTTTATAAGCGGGTTCTTTTTCAATATAGCGCTTGCTGCATTTTTAGCCTTTTTCGGTGTCCAGTTAGGCATTGATTTGTACTTAGCTGCAGTGTTTGCTTTCGGTGTTCGTCTCTTCCAAAATATTGCCATAATTAGGAGAAGATTAATCGAAAATCATAAAAAGTCCAAGCAAATTGAAAAATAA
- a CDS encoding DUF881 domain-containing protein has protein sequence MKLKGRHVVLSLVFLVLGFLLAFSYQQTQKDSEIIQLSDQEWEKDFYYLQQLNNLEDKNNQLRNELEEKRQSIQELEANLANQEEEIADYVSRKNELQMFTGELPIKGQGIQVTLKDSEYIPDEENANKYMVHERHIHQVVNELYSAGAEAISINGHRLYRNSHISCVGPVISVDGTPYPAPFTIEAIGDAEVLKSSITLTNGVVDLLVSDNIEVEVEPLETIEMRARTVGEG, from the coding sequence ATGAAGCTGAAGGGTAGACATGTAGTCCTATCTCTCGTTTTCCTCGTGCTTGGATTCCTTCTAGCTTTTAGCTATCAACAAACGCAAAAGGATTCCGAAATTATACAGTTATCTGACCAAGAGTGGGAGAAGGATTTTTATTATTTACAGCAGTTAAATAATCTGGAGGACAAAAATAATCAATTACGAAATGAATTAGAAGAAAAACGCCAGTCCATACAGGAACTCGAAGCTAATTTGGCTAATCAAGAGGAAGAGATTGCTGATTATGTTTCACGAAAAAACGAATTGCAAATGTTCACAGGAGAACTACCAATCAAAGGGCAAGGAATTCAAGTCACATTGAAAGACTCCGAATATATTCCGGATGAAGAAAACGCTAATAAGTATATGGTTCATGAACGCCATATTCACCAAGTAGTTAACGAACTATATAGTGCTGGAGCTGAAGCCATCTCTATTAATGGGCATCGACTTTATCGAAATAGTCACATATCATGCGTCGGACCAGTTATCTCGGTGGATGGTACTCCTTATCCTGCCCCGTTCACTATTGAAGCCATTGGCGATGCAGAAGTTTTGAAGTCGAGTATTACATTAACAAATGGCGTAGTAGATTTACTAGTGAGCGATAATATAGAGGTAGAAGTGGAGCCGTTAGAAACAATTGAGATGCGTGCAAGAACAGTAGGAGAAGGTTGA